A portion of the Pseudoxanthomonas sp. JBR18 genome contains these proteins:
- the rplT gene encoding 50S ribosomal protein L20, with the protein MARVKRGVTARRRHKKVLSRAKGYYNARRKVFRVAKQAVIKAGQYAYIGRKQKKRNFRSLWITRINAAARLNGMSYSRFMNGLLKAGITLDRKVLADIAVHDAAGFTALAEKAKGALAA; encoded by the coding sequence ATGGCACGAGTCAAGCGTGGCGTTACCGCACGTCGCCGTCACAAGAAGGTCCTGAGCCGTGCGAAGGGCTATTACAACGCCCGTCGCAAGGTGTTCCGCGTTGCCAAGCAGGCCGTCATCAAGGCTGGCCAGTACGCGTACATCGGCCGCAAGCAGAAGAAGCGCAACTTCCGCTCGCTGTGGATCACCCGCATCAATGCGGCGGCCCGTCTGAACGGTATGAGCTACAGCCGCTTCATGAACGGCCTGCTCAAGGCTGGCATCACCCTGGATCGCAAGGTCCTGGCGGACATCGCCGTCCACGACGCCGCCGGCTTTACGGCGCTGGCTGAAAAGGCCAAGGGCGCGCTCGCGGCGTAA